The following coding sequences are from one Gemmatimonadaceae bacterium window:
- the alaS gene encoding alanine--tRNA ligase, with product MHSAEIRRRFLDYFERQSHTVRPSGSLVPADDPTLLFANAGMVQFKRVFLGHETTEFGLRATTSQKCVRAGGKHNDLEQVGHTARHHTFFEMLGNFSFGDYFKADAIRFAWEFLTVDAGIDPAHLRVTVFEEDSEARALWREITGISESRIYSLGAHDNFWQMADTGPCGPCSEIYVDLARVTDDWRAADGETGDWTESEQSEFSEAAFVQGAEAGRFLEIWNLVFMQFDRQADGTLHPLPKPSVDTGLGMERIASVMQRVANNYHTDLFAPLIEAVEQSTGIPYRGRQSSDAHWHELLPVAAGRPSGRSAAVREGNRVLVEPSAFRVIADHARAVAFLLADGVFPSNEGRGYVLRRILRRAVRHAWLLGSATPVLVDVVKRVVDTMSAHYPELRQRERHIIETTRAEELRFLATIDGGMRRFDELAPVSTTQGSGAIRGTVAGEDAFRLYDTFGFPIDLTELMARERGYTVDIAGFERALAGQREQSQQERKSRKLGIGIDEFRDGKWITTTREIAVTVVDEIAHASNDGLPDSPDPLGEVEFVGYDRTETQTEVVAFRPLADGRVAVMLRETPFYAESGGQVSDRGTIIGDGWSVDVDEVRRIENRVTAIGLSRGAVSSGKVTASVPAGPRHDTERNHTATHLLHAALRTVLGDHVLQAGSLVSPDRMRFDFAHHGPLTDEQIEEVERIVNRDVLESIPLDIAERSYPDAVASGAMALFGEKYGDIVRVVNIPGISAELCGGTHVRNTSEIALFRISGETGVAAGVRRIEAVTGPRAYDLVREKERTVNEIEHLLRAPRGAAVRRLEVLIEERKTLEKRLGEALRGGGVGVKELIDRAVTVEGVMVIASVVSAVDLASLKTTGDALRETMKSGIAVLVSSFDDGKTSMISVVTDDLRNRGLSADTIIREVAAIAGGRGGGKPQMAQAGIPDATRVPEALASVTGIVERLLRA from the coding sequence ATGCATTCCGCCGAGATCAGGCGCAGGTTTCTCGATTATTTCGAGCGCCAGAGTCACACAGTACGCCCCAGCGGGTCACTCGTTCCTGCGGACGACCCGACGTTGCTGTTCGCCAACGCCGGGATGGTTCAGTTCAAGCGGGTATTCCTTGGGCACGAAACCACCGAATTCGGATTGCGGGCGACGACCTCGCAGAAATGTGTCCGCGCCGGGGGTAAGCACAACGATCTCGAACAAGTGGGGCATACCGCCCGGCATCACACATTTTTCGAGATGCTCGGCAATTTCTCGTTCGGAGACTACTTCAAGGCAGATGCAATCCGTTTCGCCTGGGAATTCCTCACCGTCGATGCCGGCATCGACCCCGCGCATCTTCGTGTAACCGTCTTCGAGGAAGACTCTGAGGCACGGGCACTATGGCGGGAGATCACCGGAATTTCCGAGTCGCGGATTTATTCACTCGGCGCTCATGACAACTTCTGGCAGATGGCGGATACCGGTCCCTGTGGACCCTGCTCCGAGATTTATGTCGATCTCGCCCGAGTGACAGACGATTGGCGCGCTGCTGACGGTGAGACAGGCGATTGGACTGAGAGCGAGCAAAGCGAATTTTCGGAGGCGGCGTTTGTACAGGGCGCGGAGGCTGGTCGCTTCCTCGAAATCTGGAACCTTGTTTTCATGCAGTTCGATAGACAGGCTGACGGGACGCTCCATCCGCTTCCGAAGCCATCAGTTGATACCGGTCTGGGCATGGAGCGAATCGCGTCCGTTATGCAGCGGGTTGCGAACAACTATCACACCGACCTGTTCGCGCCGCTCATCGAGGCTGTCGAACAATCCACAGGAATTCCATACCGCGGCAGGCAATCGTCCGACGCGCACTGGCACGAGTTGCTTCCCGTCGCAGCCGGCCGGCCTTCGGGTCGCTCGGCCGCAGTGCGGGAAGGAAACCGCGTTCTGGTCGAACCGTCTGCTTTTCGCGTAATTGCTGACCATGCACGCGCAGTGGCATTTCTGCTGGCTGACGGCGTTTTCCCGTCCAACGAAGGACGTGGCTACGTGCTGCGGCGAATTCTGCGTCGCGCAGTGAGACACGCGTGGCTGCTGGGCAGTGCAACACCGGTGCTGGTGGATGTCGTCAAGCGAGTGGTGGATACGATGAGCGCCCACTATCCGGAGCTGCGTCAGCGGGAACGGCACATCATCGAAACCACGCGCGCAGAGGAACTTCGGTTCCTGGCTACGATCGATGGCGGCATGCGACGCTTCGATGAGCTCGCACCGGTGTCGACAACACAGGGCTCGGGAGCAATTCGTGGGACAGTGGCAGGGGAAGATGCGTTCCGCCTCTACGATACGTTCGGCTTCCCAATCGATCTGACCGAGCTCATGGCTCGCGAGCGAGGCTACACTGTCGATATCGCCGGTTTCGAGAGGGCTCTTGCGGGGCAGCGCGAACAGTCGCAGCAGGAACGTAAATCAAGGAAGCTCGGAATAGGAATCGACGAGTTCCGCGATGGAAAATGGATTACGACGACCCGCGAGATTGCCGTTACTGTCGTTGACGAAATTGCACACGCCTCGAACGACGGCTTGCCTGACTCCCCCGATCCGCTTGGCGAAGTTGAATTTGTCGGCTACGACAGAACCGAAACCCAGACCGAAGTGGTTGCATTCCGCCCGCTCGCGGACGGCCGCGTGGCGGTCATGCTGCGCGAGACGCCTTTCTACGCAGAGTCGGGAGGGCAGGTGTCTGACCGGGGCACGATCATCGGGGACGGCTGGTCGGTGGACGTGGACGAAGTTCGCAGGATCGAGAACCGGGTAACTGCGATTGGACTCTCTCGCGGAGCCGTGTCGTCCGGGAAGGTGACGGCGTCGGTACCGGCGGGGCCGCGCCATGACACGGAGCGTAATCATACGGCTACTCATCTTCTGCACGCGGCGTTGCGCACGGTGCTCGGCGACCATGTGCTTCAGGCGGGATCCCTTGTGTCTCCCGACCGCATGCGGTTCGACTTCGCGCACCATGGACCACTGACAGATGAGCAGATCGAAGAGGTCGAGAGAATCGTCAATCGCGACGTGCTTGAGTCGATACCGCTCGATATTGCTGAGCGTTCGTATCCTGACGCAGTCGCATCGGGCGCGATGGCGTTGTTCGGCGAGAAATACGGGGACATAGTCAGAGTCGTGAACATCCCCGGGATTTCCGCCGAGCTTTGTGGCGGTACGCACGTCCGCAACACATCTGAGATCGCGCTGTTCAGAATTTCGGGCGAGACGGGCGTTGCGGCCGGCGTGCGCAGGATCGAGGCGGTAACGGGTCCCCGTGCCTACGACCTGGTTCGCGAAAAGGAGCGCACGGTGAACGAGATCGAGCATTTGCTGCGTGCTCCCCGGGGCGCTGCAGTCAGGCGGCTCGAAGTCCTGATCGAGGAACGGAAAACACTCGAGAAGCGACTTGGCGAGGCACTGCGCGGCGGCGGCGTCGGGGTAAAGGAGCTCATCGACAGGGCGGTCACGGTTGAGGGAGTAATGGTCATTGCATCGGTTGTTTCGGCTGTCGATCTGGCATCCCTCAAGACTACGGGCGACGCGCTGCGCGAAACGATGAAAAGTGGAATAGCGGTCCTCGTATCTTCATTCGATGATGGCAAAACCAGCATGATTTCCGTCGTTACGGACGATCTCCGGAATCGCGGGCTCAGCGCCGACACGATTATTCGCGAGGTCGCGGCGATTGCGGGCGGACGTGGCGGCGGCAAGCCACAAATGGCACAGGCTGGAATTCCTGACGCGACGCGAGTACCAGAGGCACTGGCCAGCGTGACGGGAATTGTCGAACGATTGCTCCGCGCCTGA
- a CDS encoding asparaginase, which produces MIVILFTGGTIAMRNDPGGSGAVPSLTSAEIIEATRGIDAVTGVETEEWGAFPGPHMTIERMWALRNRIAEHLARPEVTGVVVTHGTDTLEETAYLVARSLVAGKSIVFTGAMRTVSDLGWDGPANLLEAVRVAASPEALGYGAMVVISGQIFAALDATKSNTHLLDAFESPGLGPLGVLDEGELIMHRELPPAPRVIAPASLATPVDIIFVAAGCDARLLDASRRVARGVVVAAMGRGNVPPDLVPAIERWIAEEKPVVLTSRTQGGRVGHTYGYDGGGRRLEEAGAIFGGSRRAQQARIDLMLALGAGMTVGEVRTMFREG; this is translated from the coding sequence ATGATCGTAATTCTTTTTACGGGCGGGACGATCGCGATGCGGAACGACCCCGGTGGATCGGGCGCGGTGCCCTCGCTGACGTCGGCCGAGATCATTGAAGCAACCCGTGGCATTGATGCAGTCACTGGCGTTGAGACGGAAGAGTGGGGCGCGTTTCCCGGGCCGCACATGACTATCGAACGCATGTGGGCACTGCGAAACCGCATTGCCGAGCACCTCGCTCGCCCGGAGGTTACCGGGGTGGTGGTGACGCACGGAACCGATACACTCGAAGAAACCGCATACCTGGTCGCGCGTTCACTGGTGGCCGGGAAATCGATTGTCTTTACCGGAGCCATGCGCACGGTGAGCGATCTCGGGTGGGACGGGCCTGCGAATCTGCTCGAAGCAGTCAGAGTAGCCGCAAGTCCGGAAGCGCTTGGTTACGGTGCGATGGTGGTCATCAGCGGGCAGATATTTGCCGCGCTCGACGCCACGAAGAGCAATACGCATCTGCTTGACGCCTTCGAGAGTCCGGGTCTCGGGCCGCTTGGCGTTCTCGACGAGGGCGAGCTGATAATGCATCGGGAGCTTCCACCCGCCCCCCGGGTAATCGCGCCTGCCTCGCTTGCTACTCCTGTCGACATCATCTTCGTTGCTGCAGGCTGTGACGCGAGATTGCTTGATGCGTCGCGCCGGGTGGCGCGGGGCGTAGTCGTGGCGGCGATGGGAAGGGGCAATGTGCCGCCCGATCTGGTGCCGGCAATCGAGCGGTGGATCGCTGAAGAGAAGCCTGTAGTGCTTACGTCACGGACGCAGGGTGGGCGGGTAGGGCACACGTATGGATATGACGGCGGTGGCCGCAGGCTCGAAGAAGCGGGCGCGATCTTCGGAGGATCCCGCCGTGCGCAGCAGGCCCGCATTGACCTTATGCTCGCGCTCGGAGCCGGCATGACAGTTGGTGAAGTTCGCACGATGTTCCGGGAAGGCTGA
- a CDS encoding CCA tRNA nucleotidyltransferase encodes MHVPLRPPAEVLRIADTLEKAGFETWCVGGAVRDALLGHQHLDWDLATAARPQQVRSLFPRTVPVGIEFGTVGVLDVNGVMHEVTTFRRDVHTDGRHAVVDFGVSLDEDLARRDLTINAIAFSPSTGEIRDPFAGRADLANGIVRAVGEPGERLGEDRLRGLRAIRFAARFGFSLDAPTWDAIVASAPHLTRLSAERVKQEIEKTVEQVRYPGRAFRLWRECGALKVLIPAISSMTDIHLAALDNTALPQTGSGSGRKILRLTVLFSAAPASGVTDGLRALRFSNADAAWIGSIVSRWSALAAEMRSTLVASNHPADAVLRRWAAIAGRTRLASVLRLANSHWRAERDAGLAAPAAACVGSVYRRAVRIAYRDPIEIADLAVNGRDLERIGISGPAAGQTLRYLLQTVINDPASNAHAILLDAARKQVSHGRE; translated from the coding sequence TTGCATGTTCCATTAAGGCCTCCCGCTGAGGTTCTCAGGATTGCGGATACACTGGAAAAGGCCGGGTTCGAGACGTGGTGCGTGGGAGGTGCGGTGCGTGATGCACTGCTTGGACACCAGCACCTCGACTGGGATCTCGCGACCGCAGCGCGCCCGCAGCAGGTGCGCAGTCTGTTTCCGAGGACAGTGCCGGTGGGTATCGAGTTCGGAACTGTCGGTGTGCTCGACGTAAATGGTGTAATGCACGAGGTGACCACGTTTCGCCGTGATGTGCACACCGACGGGCGACATGCTGTCGTCGATTTTGGAGTGTCGCTCGACGAAGATCTGGCACGCCGCGATCTGACCATCAATGCGATCGCGTTCTCACCGTCGACAGGGGAAATTCGCGACCCGTTTGCGGGCCGCGCCGATCTGGCGAATGGAATCGTGCGGGCCGTCGGAGAACCTGGCGAGCGGCTAGGCGAAGATCGCCTCAGAGGCCTTCGCGCCATCCGGTTTGCCGCGAGATTCGGCTTTTCGCTGGATGCGCCCACATGGGATGCGATCGTGGCGAGCGCGCCTCATCTCACGCGGTTGTCCGCCGAGCGGGTTAAGCAGGAAATCGAAAAGACAGTTGAACAGGTGCGTTACCCGGGGCGCGCGTTCCGCCTTTGGCGGGAATGCGGCGCACTGAAAGTGTTGATTCCCGCGATATCCTCGATGACAGATATCCATCTGGCTGCGCTGGACAATACCGCCCTTCCGCAGACGGGATCGGGCTCCGGCAGAAAGATCCTGAGACTCACAGTGCTTTTCTCAGCGGCGCCTGCGTCCGGCGTGACGGATGGTTTGCGCGCGCTGCGCTTCTCAAATGCCGATGCTGCATGGATCGGGTCAATTGTTTCGCGCTGGAGCGCGCTTGCCGCCGAGATGCGATCGACGCTGGTTGCCAGCAACCACCCTGCGGACGCCGTGCTTCGGCGTTGGGCGGCAATCGCCGGTCGCACGCGTCTGGCTTCAGTCCTTCGCCTTGCCAACTCACATTGGCGCGCCGAGCGTGACGCCGGTCTGGCGGCGCCAGCAGCCGCATGCGTTGGGTCAGTCTACCGCCGGGCCGTCCGAATTGCATATCGCGATCCGATCGAGATCGCCGACCTAGCCGTCAATGGTCGTGATCTGGAGCGAATCGGGATTTCCGGACCCGCTGCAGGCCAGACATTACGCTATCTGCTCCAAACCGTTATTAATGACCCGGCATCCAACGCGCATGCGATCCTGCTGGACGCCGCCAGAAAACAGGTGTCACACGGCCGGGAATAA
- a CDS encoding ZIP family metal transporter — protein sequence MIRPAVAYTLVAAGANVLGAAAVTSRSRWSVPALEKLIALSAGFMVSVALLDLVPESIAQHGPRAGIPILIGFLLVHLTQHTLTPHFHFGEEVHEVTRAVSMSALAGMLLHTFMDGVAIASGFEVREALGFLVFSAILLHKLPEGLAISSIFLAAGASRRRALAAGGLLGVATVLGGLLTEHLEPLGIYGLPLAAGVTLYVGASNLVPEFQSKRDWRLQGSFFAGCALYFLARSLIGERP from the coding sequence GTGATTCGCCCGGCGGTCGCGTACACTCTCGTTGCGGCCGGGGCCAATGTGCTGGGTGCTGCGGCAGTAACGTCGCGTTCCCGCTGGAGCGTTCCGGCTCTCGAAAAACTGATCGCGCTGTCAGCCGGGTTCATGGTCTCGGTGGCACTGCTCGATCTTGTGCCCGAATCAATCGCGCAGCATGGTCCGCGCGCCGGCATCCCGATCCTCATCGGATTCCTGCTCGTGCATCTCACGCAGCACACTCTCACCCCGCATTTCCATTTTGGCGAAGAGGTGCACGAGGTAACGCGAGCGGTCAGCATGTCCGCGCTTGCAGGCATGCTGCTGCATACATTCATGGACGGCGTTGCAATTGCCAGCGGCTTCGAGGTAAGGGAGGCGCTCGGGTTTCTCGTCTTCAGCGCAATTCTGCTTCACAAGCTGCCGGAGGGTCTCGCCATATCGAGCATCTTCCTGGCTGCGGGCGCTAGCAGAAGGCGGGCACTCGCTGCGGGCGGCCTGCTCGGCGTAGCCACAGTGCTTGGGGGCCTCCTGACGGAACATCTGGAGCCGCTCGGAATATATGGGCTCCCATTGGCTGCGGGCGTGACGCTTTATGTCGGCGCGTCCAATCTCGTCCCGGAATTCCAGTCCAAGCGGGACTGGAGGCTTCAAGGCAGCTTCTTTGCGGGATGCGCTCTGTATTTCCTTGCGCGATCGCTGATTGGCGAGCGCCCTTGA